The Nostoc sp. KVJ3 genome window below encodes:
- a CDS encoding AAA domain-containing protein, with translation MLATLATPFQFQIPLTTESLIAAQQSVDQLIAEALNWQQQQNGIDSTQQQIESRKQQLKDLITRRSQIENRHATYPTKDFYSRFYTELHSLQVELFEWSWQFQQQEALRRKDEVIASIRTYIALLNGEWDAYRQLSHNWRNIYRDISLLFPVFLCTLHSIRNLLPYPDSGCIDQVIVDEAGQIPPHQVFPVLVRCNRALIVGDPLQLEPVVNLSDQKKDEYRSKSFLNRG, from the coding sequence GTGTTAGCGACCCTGGCCACCCCATTTCAATTTCAAATCCCACTAACAACTGAATCTCTCATCGCCGCCCAGCAGAGTGTTGACCAGCTTATTGCAGAAGCATTGAACTGGCAGCAACAACAGAATGGTATTGACAGCACACAACAGCAGATTGAGTCAAGAAAGCAGCAACTCAAAGACCTGATTACTCGCCGTTCTCAAATCGAAAACCGACACGCTACTTATCCCACCAAAGATTTTTACAGTCGCTTCTACACCGAATTGCACTCGCTGCAAGTAGAGTTATTTGAGTGGTCTTGGCAATTTCAGCAACAAGAAGCTCTGCGACGGAAAGATGAGGTGATAGCTTCCATAAGGACTTACATTGCATTATTGAATGGCGAATGGGATGCTTACCGTCAGTTAAGTCATAATTGGAGAAACATTTATCGGGATATCAGCCTGTTATTTCCGGTGTTTCTTTGCACTTTGCACTCCATCCGCAATTTGTTACCCTATCCCGATAGTGGCTGTATTGATCAAGTAATTGTAGATGAAGCGGGTCAGATTCCACCGCATCAAGTTTTCCCCGTTTTAGTGAGGTGTAATCGGGCTTTGATTGTTGGCGATCCATTGCAATTGGAGCCGGTTGTTAATTTAAGTGACCAGAAGAAAGA